The following proteins come from a genomic window of Pseudomonadota bacterium:
- a CDS encoding ABC transporter substrate-binding protein has product MKHYLGTTAIAAVLAASMPFAALADDEYVIGVAVANSGGLAPFSQPSFDGFSYCVDQKNAEGGIAGQYPIRLEVRDTRSDIAEAVKFAQEFVDLSVNFIVAPPDGDPTMAMGQITSPAQIPTMTFAGTAPILTSAGDYVFGSYPADNQQAAVLGAYAAELGYKSTWILTSPDAAYTQFGPRYFAAAFEANGGTLLGEGSFSMGQPDFSAIVTTIQNLDPQPDVIMTSAWEPDFPAFIRALRGAGVDIPVMGADVLDTPTVRGLGDVVEGIVHTSGGYAADGSDHAEFNAAFEAATGTVADTNYVVNGCDILGMIDAAVQAAGSTDSAEVGVALANLSETPGIMSSFTFEGTNRMPMREVVLARIEGGEKVFIRRQLADPETMPAP; this is encoded by the coding sequence ATGAAGCACTATCTTGGAACAACAGCCATTGCGGCTGTTCTGGCAGCGAGCATGCCATTCGCTGCCTTAGCCGATGATGAGTATGTCATTGGGGTCGCGGTCGCCAACTCCGGTGGTCTCGCGCCGTTCAGCCAGCCTTCGTTCGATGGGTTTAGCTACTGCGTCGACCAGAAGAACGCGGAAGGCGGCATTGCCGGTCAGTATCCGATCCGGCTCGAAGTCCGCGACACCCGGTCTGACATCGCCGAGGCCGTGAAGTTTGCTCAAGAGTTTGTCGATCTTAGCGTGAACTTCATTGTGGCACCTCCGGATGGCGATCCGACGATGGCGATGGGTCAAATCACGAGCCCGGCCCAAATCCCAACTATGACGTTCGCTGGCACGGCACCAATCCTGACATCGGCCGGTGACTATGTCTTTGGCAGCTACCCCGCCGATAACCAGCAGGCCGCTGTGCTCGGTGCCTACGCTGCGGAGCTAGGTTACAAATCCACTTGGATTCTCACCTCGCCGGACGCCGCCTACACGCAGTTCGGACCGCGGTACTTCGCTGCCGCGTTCGAAGCCAATGGTGGAACTTTGCTTGGGGAGGGATCGTTTAGCATGGGCCAGCCGGACTTCTCGGCGATCGTGACAACCATCCAAAACCTCGATCCTCAACCCGATGTCATCATGACATCCGCATGGGAGCCCGACTTCCCCGCCTTCATTCGCGCGCTGCGCGGTGCGGGCGTGGACATCCCAGTTATGGGTGCCGACGTGCTTGATACGCCGACCGTGCGCGGCCTTGGCGATGTCGTCGAAGGCATTGTGCACACATCAGGCGGGTACGCAGCTGATGGGAGCGACCATGCCGAGTTCAACGCAGCGTTTGAAGCAGCGACGGGGACCGTGGCTGACACCAACTACGTGGTGAACGGCTGCGATATCCTCGGCATGATCGATGCGGCAGTGCAGGCCGCCGGCTCAACCGATTCAGCCGAAGTCGGGGTGGCTTTGGCCAACCTCAGCGAGACGCCTGGCATCATGTCGAGCTTCACGTTTGAAGGCACCAATCGGATGCCCATGCGTGAAGTTGTTCTGGCGCGCATTGAGGGTGGAGAGAAGGTTTTCATCCGCCGTCAGCTGGCCGATCCTGAGACGATGCCAGCGCCCTAA
- a CDS encoding MurR/RpiR family transcriptional regulator yields the protein MIVRSLIDAKFNQLSASERRIAKVITERYPISALGGIEDIAKRAEVSAPTVTRFAKRLGFERFNDFQRAIRSEVQDNESSPLALFDRYHKRGTDGGILADLATSIARLEDDPAATAIKQAVETIAASRGRIYCLGGRWSSVAAQYLAFQLATMRGEVHVLSPQASGLWVDRLCDIKRSDVLVLYDFRRYQEEMFAVAEIVRGRGAKMVLITDVDLSPVCELAEVTLPVAVATTSPLDTLAPAIAATDAILASLVDIYKDRSSARMKLLEEVRNKTGAGANLDALRWQK from the coding sequence TTGATCGTTCGAAGTCTCATCGATGCAAAATTCAATCAGCTGTCCGCCAGCGAGCGGCGGATCGCGAAAGTCATTACGGAGCGTTATCCAATCTCAGCCCTTGGCGGTATCGAGGACATTGCAAAGCGCGCTGAGGTGAGCGCACCCACGGTGACCCGGTTTGCAAAGCGGCTTGGCTTTGAACGTTTCAACGATTTCCAACGCGCCATTCGCAGCGAGGTTCAGGACAATGAATCGTCGCCGCTGGCGCTGTTTGACCGGTATCACAAACGCGGCACCGATGGCGGCATCCTCGCCGACCTTGCAACGTCTATTGCGCGCCTTGAGGACGATCCCGCTGCGACCGCGATCAAACAAGCCGTTGAAACAATCGCCGCTAGCCGCGGGCGTATCTATTGCCTGGGTGGACGGTGGAGCTCGGTGGCCGCACAATATCTCGCCTTTCAGCTCGCGACGATGCGCGGCGAAGTCCACGTCCTGAGCCCTCAGGCATCTGGCCTTTGGGTCGACAGGCTGTGCGATATCAAGCGCAGCGATGTTTTGGTGCTGTACGATTTCCGGCGCTACCAGGAAGAGATGTTTGCGGTCGCGGAGATCGTTCGCGGGCGCGGGGCAAAGATGGTCCTGATCACCGATGTGGACCTTTCGCCCGTTTGCGAGCTCGCAGAAGTTACCTTGCCGGTGGCGGTGGCGACAACCTCTCCACTCGACACATTGGCGCCGGCAATCGCGGCAACCGACGCGATCCTCGCGTCACTGGTTGATATCTACAAAGACCGCTCTTCTGCCCGCATGAAGCTGCTCGAAGAGGTCCGCAACAAGACCGGCGCGGGCGCCAACTTGGACGCGCTGCGTTGGCAAAAATGA
- a CDS encoding isochorismatase family cysteine hydrolase produces MPTPVPAIDAAHGAYRERAVELAKTALLSVDMQNAEWTADRQRLASDPISHEAREKYFLNRVGDVLIPNQQRLQAAARAAGVEVIYTTIEAYTLDGRDRSLDHKISDLFFPKGSWEAKVIDAVGPEPNDIVIPKTASGIFNSTNIEYVLRNLGIEYLIIYGVCTDQCVEGAIRDAADRGFLVTQVEDCCAANEERRHDVSIDQMKGHYCRTRSTDEMIAEIEMLASARQTG; encoded by the coding sequence ATGCCGACGCCAGTTCCCGCCATTGATGCCGCACACGGTGCTTACCGCGAGCGCGCGGTTGAGCTGGCCAAAACAGCCTTGCTCTCGGTTGATATGCAAAACGCAGAGTGGACGGCGGACCGGCAACGTTTAGCTTCTGACCCAATATCGCACGAAGCCAGAGAGAAGTACTTCCTGAACCGTGTTGGCGATGTGCTCATCCCAAACCAACAGCGCTTGCAAGCAGCCGCCCGCGCGGCGGGCGTTGAGGTGATTTACACCACCATCGAAGCCTACACGCTCGATGGTCGGGACCGGAGTTTGGACCATAAGATTTCGGACCTGTTTTTCCCGAAAGGTTCATGGGAGGCGAAGGTTATCGACGCTGTCGGACCGGAGCCGAACGACATCGTCATCCCGAAGACAGCGAGCGGCATCTTCAATTCGACCAACATCGAATATGTGCTGCGCAATCTCGGGATCGAATATCTGATCATCTACGGCGTCTGCACTGATCAGTGCGTGGAAGGCGCCATTCGAGACGCAGCCGATCGCGGCTTCTTAGTGACCCAGGTCGAAGATTGTTGTGCGGCCAACGAAGAGCGGCGGCACGACGTCTCGATCGATCAGATGAAGGGCCATTACTGCCGGACCCGTTCAACCGACGAGATGATCGCTGAGATCGAAATGCTCGCGTCTGCCCGGCAAACCGGTTGA
- a CDS encoding branched-chain amino acid ABC transporter permease, translating into MELFVQQTINALSLGGIYALLALGLAVVFSIVRLINFAHGEVMTVTGYGIWFILLSGFPVGLAIAFGVVAAIAASMSMERVAFRQMRGADVTTLLITSFAVSQIIQVLFQTGISARPVAVILPDWLTDSIMIGSVRVGMVSVLSIAVVIISLIALRLVLTHSVTGIAMRAAAEDFAVVRLMGISANRIIATAFAISGALAGIAAVLWVATRGSVDPLMGAIPVLKAFIATVVGGLGSLGGAVIGGFVLGIVEVYLQAFLPETLLPYRDAIALSIIVGILVLRPDGLLPGVSTNRS; encoded by the coding sequence ATGGAGCTCTTTGTTCAACAGACCATCAACGCTCTGAGCCTTGGGGGCATTTATGCGCTTCTTGCACTCGGGCTCGCGGTCGTCTTCTCAATCGTCAGGTTGATCAACTTCGCCCATGGCGAGGTGATGACGGTCACCGGATACGGCATATGGTTCATCTTGCTCAGCGGCTTCCCAGTCGGCCTTGCGATTGCGTTTGGTGTGGTTGCCGCCATCGCCGCATCCATGTCGATGGAACGGGTCGCCTTCCGCCAGATGCGGGGCGCAGATGTGACGACCCTTCTGATAACTTCTTTTGCCGTCAGTCAGATCATCCAAGTCCTGTTTCAAACTGGCATCTCAGCGCGCCCGGTGGCCGTTATCCTGCCTGATTGGTTGACGGACAGCATCATGATCGGATCGGTCCGCGTTGGCATGGTCTCGGTCCTGTCGATAGCAGTTGTGATCATTTCCCTAATCGCCTTGAGACTGGTGCTAACCCACTCCGTCACGGGCATCGCGATGCGCGCGGCGGCCGAGGATTTCGCCGTTGTGCGGCTCATGGGTATTTCGGCCAACCGGATTATCGCGACCGCTTTTGCAATATCGGGCGCCTTGGCTGGGATAGCAGCCGTGTTGTGGGTGGCAACACGGGGATCAGTTGATCCATTGATGGGGGCTATCCCCGTGCTCAAAGCATTTATCGCAACGGTTGTCGGCGGGCTTGGCTCGCTCGGCGGTGCCGTTATTGGCGGCTTTGTGCTGGGTATTGTGGAGGTCTATCTTCAGGCATTTTTGCCCGAGACCCTGTTGCCCTATCGCGACGCGATAGCGCTTTCGATCATTGTTGGGATATTGGTTTTGCGGCCGGATGGACTTCTGCCCGGCGTCAGCACCAATCGAAGCTGA
- a CDS encoding ABC transporter ATP-binding protein yields MLDVTALQVRYGAIEAVRGLDLSVGKGEIVALLGANGAGKSSTLAAISGLAVWGGDIQFEDQSLKGKSPEAITRAGIGLVPEGRRIFAGLTVSENLLLGGAVHAPPVELRRRAARMQERFPILAERRNQKAGLMSGGEQQMLAIARALMAEPKLLLMDEPSLGLAPQIVEAVFVLIGSLRDEGITILLVEQNVPMSLDIADHALVLAQGRASVRGTTEEVANSGAVQGAYLGQ; encoded by the coding sequence ATGTTGGATGTCACCGCCCTCCAGGTGCGCTACGGCGCGATCGAGGCCGTTCGCGGCCTCGATCTCAGCGTCGGCAAAGGCGAGATTGTCGCGCTTTTGGGCGCGAACGGGGCTGGCAAGTCGTCGACCCTTGCGGCGATTTCTGGCCTCGCGGTCTGGGGCGGTGACATTCAATTCGAAGACCAAAGCCTGAAAGGAAAGTCTCCTGAGGCCATCACCCGGGCCGGTATCGGCCTCGTACCTGAGGGCCGAAGGATTTTCGCCGGCTTGACGGTATCGGAGAACCTCCTTCTTGGCGGGGCCGTCCATGCGCCGCCAGTTGAATTGCGCCGCCGGGCAGCGCGGATGCAGGAGCGCTTTCCCATCCTCGCTGAACGCCGCAATCAAAAGGCCGGTCTGATGTCGGGCGGCGAACAGCAGATGCTGGCGATTGCGCGCGCGCTCATGGCGGAGCCAAAACTGCTTCTAATGGACGAGCCATCACTCGGGCTCGCGCCGCAAATTGTTGAAGCGGTCTTCGTTCTTATTGGCTCTTTGCGGGACGAAGGGATCACTATCCTGCTTGTCGAGCAAAACGTGCCCATGTCGCTTGATATTGCCGACCATGCGTTGGTGCTTGCCCAAGGGCGTGCATCGGTGCGGGGGACGACCGAGGAAGTAGCAAACTCCGGCGCCGTACAGGGCGCTTACTTGGGTCAGTAG